In Equus przewalskii isolate Varuska unplaced genomic scaffold, EquPr2 contig_13320, whole genome shotgun sequence, the DNA window CACTGTGACTTCTTTCATGGACTCGAAGAGAACTGGAAGCAGTGAAGACTTTACtgcatattttacattcatacggtttttctccagtgtgagttctttcatgtacTCGAAGAGAACTGGAAGAATTGAATGCTTTAGGGCAGtttttacattcataaggtttctctccagtgtgagttctttcatgCTCTCGAAGACAACAGGAAACactgaatgctttactgcattttttacattcataaggtttctctccagtgtgcgTTCTTTCATGAACTCgaagagaacaggaagaagtgaatgctttgCCACATTTTTTACATtcgtagggtttctctcctgtatgagttctttcatgttttgAAAGAAGACCGGAaaaagtgaatgctttactgcattttttacattcaaagggtttctctccagtgtgaattctttcatgttttttaagATGACcggaagaagtgaatgctttacgGCAcgttttacattcatagggtctcTCTCCGGTATGAATCCTTCCATGTATTTGAAGGTAACTGGAGGAAGTGAATGCTTTAccacatttttcacattcatagggtttctctccagtgtgacttcTTGCATGTACTGAGAGACAATTGGTAGAAATGAAGGCTTTACCACATATGTTACACTtaaagggtttctctccagtgtgggttCTCTCATGTATTTTAAGATAACTGGAAGAAGTGTaggctttactgcattttttacattcatagagtttcactccagtatgaattcttccATGAATTTGAAGATaactggaagaagtgaatgctttaccacatttttcacatttgtagGGTTTCCCTCCCatgtgagttctttcatgtattGAGAGAGGACAGGTAGAAATGAAGGCTTTgccacatattttacatttaaagggcttctctccagtgtgaattctttcATGGATTCGAAGATaactggaagaagtgaatgctttaccGCACTGCTTACATtcgtagggtttctctcctgtatgagttcTTCCATGTCTTGAAAGAATACCagaagaagtgaatgctttactgcattttttacatacaaagggtttctctccagtgtgatttctttcatgttttttaagttgactggaagaagtgaatgctttactgcattgtttacattcatagggtttctctccagtatgagttctctCATGTGTTTGAAGTAAAGTGAGGTaagtgaaggctttcccacattccttacatttatatggcTTCTCTCCATATTTTTGATACTCACGTGTTTTATGTTCAGTGTGACATCTAATGTGCATTTTCAGCAATGAATGATGCGTGAAGGCTCTTCCACATGCACTGCATCCCCATGGTTTAgctcctgtagttttcttgttcaGACTGAGATTTGCAAGAAGGCTGACGTTTTCTCCACATTGACTACCCTCTTCGCTTTCACAGAGTCTCCCTACCACATGCTTTCTGTACAAACAAGAAGCACATTGTTAATGATTTCTCTATTAAtggttttatatttcttatgtttattatgATTTAcaggaaatgtttgttttcttccttctgtgaatTCTCTGAAATAAATATACTGAATTTTCTGCTATTATCCAAACAGCAATATTCATAGATACGattcattattactattactaagtgaaatataTTGCAAAAAGTGAACCACTGCATCACATTTCAGAAAGTGTACTTGATGAAAATCTTTGAAGAATACCTAAATGTGAAGCAAGggctatttcttttgtttgctctttttaaaaagactgtctTGACATACAAGGATTCTCACATGAGACAGAGCTTTCTACTGTGTCACTCACCGGAGTTTTCTCCCCAGGTCTTTGTACTGATCTTCAATATCATGATCTTCCCATGTTATTCCTGAAATGCAGACAAAGAACGTTTATTCCAATTATTAGAaactatggaaaaaaatttagattCTAAGTATGCGATAATCTATGACCATTTCTACTTTATTTACTAACAACCTCACCTTTCCACATTCTAATCCTTAGAacactgttgttttttttctttttggggaagattagccctgagctaactgctgctgccaatcctcctctttttgctgggggagactggccctgagctaatatccgtgcccatcttcctctactttatatgtgggacgcctgccacagacaagcggtgccatgtctgcacccaacatctgaaccagtgagccctgggccaccgaagcagaatgtgtgaatgtAACCGCCAtgccaacaggccagccccttaGAACACTCTTGATGTTCAGGCAGCAGTTGTTCTCACATTGATGCAATGAAGGAATGTCCTCATTCTTACCTACTGAGGCCAGGATCCTGAAGGTTTCCCACATCACATCTCTGTAGAGTTTCTTCTGTGAAGGATCCAGTAAAGCCCACTCCTCTGGGGTGAAGTTCACAGCCACATCCTCAGTGGTCACTGAGTCCTGAAACACCACAAATGCGTGTCGAGTAGCATACATGAGCCTGACAGCACTGGGGATCTATACGCCAATTCTAGGAAGGTTACCTGGGATTCTATtatctccaaatatttcttctatgtgTGATCATCACAAACTCGCTTTCTTCTGTACACAGTCTCATCAATTTAACAATATTATGAACACATGGAAATATTTACACAGTTTTACTGTGATGACATTACATCCGACTTCTCTCTAATAACAAGTTCCAGAACAAGTTGGGaaatggcagaggcagagagtgaAATCTACGGGATGTTTCAGTGAATAAAAACATAGTGAACAAATGCAAGCTTTTTGTTCTGGTCCCATCACCAAAGTGAGAGTCCAGGAGGCCTAAGAAATCACACTTTGACCAAGCCC includes these proteins:
- the LOC103541318 gene encoding zinc finger protein 709-like, which translates into the protein MDSVTTEDVAVNFTPEEWALLDPSQKKLYRDVMWETFRILASVGITWEDHDIEDQYKDLGRKLRKHVVGRLCESEEGSQCGENVSLLANLSLNKKTTGAKPWGCSACGRAFTHHSLLKMHIRCHTEHKTREYQKYGEKPYKCKECGKAFTYLTLLQTHERTHTGEKPYECKQCSKAFTSSSQLKKHERNHTGEKPFVCKKCSKAFTSSGILSRHGRTHTGEKPYECKQCGKAFTSSSYLRIHERIHTGEKPFKCKICGKAFISTCPLSIHERTHMGGKPYKCEKCGKAFTSSSYLQIHGRIHTGVKLYECKKCSKAYTSSSYLKIHERTHTGEKPFKCNICGKAFISTNCLSVHARSHTGEKPYECEKCGKAFTSSSYLQIHGRIHTGERPYECKTCRKAFTSSGHLKKHERIHTGEKPFECKKCSKAFTFSGLLSKHERTHTGEKPYECKKCGKAFTSSCSLRVHERTHTGEKPYECKKCSKAFSVSCCLREHERTHTGEKPYECKNCPKAFNSSSSLRVHERTHTGEKPYECKICSKVFTASSSLRVHERSHSGEKAS